From Microbacterium pseudoresistens, the proteins below share one genomic window:
- a CDS encoding aldehyde dehydrogenase family protein, protein MRDQGLYIGGEWVSPRSTREAVDAWTGEVTGTVAVAAAGDARAAVDAAADALGAPLSPERRAQILSTTADLIEHRAEEFAQSIRAEVNKPITAARTEVARAIGTLRLSAAEAQRLPGEAVPLDAVDAGLGTIALTRPEPRGVVAAISPFNFPLNLVVHKVGPALAAGCAVVLKPTDRAPFTAGLLIDALHEAGLPAGWINLVTGPAEIVVGAWQEDPRVEVVTFTGSSRIGWKLKADSPKKLHVLELGSNTAMYVDRSADLDRAVEATVAAGFANSGQACVSLQRVYAHDDVFDDVVARITAAAAAVPYGDPRDSETVVGPLISASDTERLVGWIGEAVSRGATVLAGGDVRNGVLAPTVIRDVPTDSALVCEEVFGPVVSLVSVASMDEALLRINDSDYGLNTSVFTADLAAALDFSARVQSGSALVNMPPSFRADHMPYGGVKDSGQGREGVRYAVAELVREKLIILKA, encoded by the coding sequence ATGCGCGATCAGGGACTCTACATCGGCGGCGAGTGGGTCTCGCCTCGTTCCACCCGGGAGGCGGTCGACGCCTGGACCGGAGAAGTGACGGGCACCGTCGCGGTCGCCGCGGCCGGCGACGCTCGGGCCGCGGTGGATGCGGCCGCGGATGCCCTGGGCGCACCGCTCTCGCCCGAGCGCCGCGCGCAGATCCTCTCCACGACGGCCGATCTGATCGAACACCGTGCGGAGGAGTTCGCGCAGTCGATCCGCGCCGAGGTGAACAAGCCGATCACGGCCGCACGGACGGAGGTCGCACGCGCCATCGGCACGCTGAGGCTGTCGGCAGCCGAAGCGCAGCGCCTTCCGGGCGAGGCGGTGCCTCTGGACGCCGTCGACGCGGGGCTCGGCACGATCGCCCTGACGCGACCGGAACCCCGCGGCGTCGTCGCGGCGATCTCGCCGTTCAACTTCCCGCTCAACCTCGTCGTGCACAAGGTCGGGCCCGCGCTCGCGGCCGGATGCGCCGTGGTGCTGAAACCGACCGACCGCGCCCCCTTCACCGCCGGGCTCCTGATCGACGCATTGCACGAGGCGGGGCTTCCCGCCGGCTGGATCAACCTCGTCACCGGGCCCGCGGAGATCGTCGTGGGCGCCTGGCAGGAGGACCCGCGCGTCGAGGTCGTGACCTTCACGGGCTCCTCGCGGATCGGCTGGAAGCTCAAGGCGGATTCGCCGAAGAAGCTCCATGTGCTCGAGCTCGGCTCGAACACCGCGATGTACGTCGACCGCAGCGCCGACCTCGACCGGGCCGTCGAGGCGACGGTCGCGGCGGGCTTCGCCAACTCGGGTCAGGCGTGCGTGTCGCTGCAGCGGGTCTACGCGCACGACGACGTGTTCGACGACGTCGTCGCGCGCATCACGGCCGCCGCGGCCGCCGTGCCGTACGGCGATCCGCGCGATTCCGAGACGGTCGTGGGCCCTCTCATCTCGGCATCCGACACGGAAAGGCTCGTCGGCTGGATCGGCGAAGCCGTCTCCCGGGGTGCGACCGTGCTCGCCGGCGGCGATGTCCGAAACGGCGTGCTCGCCCCGACGGTCATCCGCGATGTGCCGACCGATTCCGCGCTGGTCTGCGAGGAGGTGTTCGGGCCCGTCGTGTCTCTGGTGAGCGTGGCGTCGATGGACGAAGCGCTCCTCCGCATCAATGACAGCGACTACGGGCTGAACACCAGCGTCTTCACCGCCGATCTCGCGGCCGCACTCGATTTCAGCGCGCGCGTGCAGTCCGGATCGGCGCTGGTGAACATGCCGCCGTCGTTCCGCGCGGACCACATGCCGTACGGCGGGGTGAAGGACTCCGGGCAGGGGCGCGAGGGCGTCAGGTACGCCGTCGCCGAGCTCGTCCGCGAGAAGCTGATCATCCTGAAGGCGTGA
- a CDS encoding Re/Si-specific NAD(P)(+) transhydrogenase subunit alpha: MTRIGIVAEQGGETRVAATPQTVGRLRKLGYDVAVEKGAGLASAYPDDAYAEAGADIVGADEAWASPILLKVNAPTDAEIARIADGATLIAQLAPALKPELREALATRGITALALDAVPRISRAQSMDVLSSMANIAGYRAVVEAAHEFGRFFTGQVTAAGKVPPAKVLVAGAGVAGLAAIGAASSLGAIVRATDPRPEVADQVKSIGGTYLEVVVPEEQKEVSSDGYAKATSEAYDRRAAEIYSEQAADVDIIITTAQIPGRAAPRLITAADVATMKPGSVIVDMAAGTGGNVEGSVEGQRVVTDNGVIILGYTDLAGRLPTQASQLYGTNLVNLLTLLTPEKDGQLVLDFDDVVQRAVTVVRDGEGTWPPPPVQVSAAPPAAAAAPVAEATPKRTLSPGGKVALIAVGIAALFAVNAVAPAPLPQHFTVLVLSVVIGFYVIGKVAHALHTPLMSVTNAISGIIIVGAIVQITTPNLLVQILSAAAVLVASINIFGGFAVTRRMLKMFSKGSDQPASEKGAGR; encoded by the coding sequence ATGACGCGCATTGGCATCGTGGCGGAGCAAGGCGGTGAGACGCGTGTCGCCGCCACCCCGCAGACGGTGGGGAGGCTGCGGAAACTCGGATACGACGTCGCCGTCGAGAAGGGGGCCGGCCTCGCGTCGGCGTACCCCGACGACGCATACGCAGAGGCGGGAGCCGACATCGTCGGCGCGGACGAGGCGTGGGCTTCGCCGATCCTGCTGAAGGTCAACGCCCCCACCGACGCGGAGATCGCGAGGATCGCCGACGGCGCGACTCTCATCGCGCAGCTGGCTCCCGCGCTCAAGCCCGAGCTGCGCGAGGCGCTCGCCACCCGCGGCATCACGGCTCTGGCGCTGGATGCGGTGCCCCGCATCTCCCGCGCGCAGTCGATGGACGTGCTCAGCTCCATGGCGAACATCGCGGGTTACCGCGCGGTCGTCGAGGCCGCGCACGAGTTCGGCCGCTTCTTCACCGGACAGGTCACCGCGGCCGGCAAGGTGCCGCCGGCGAAGGTGCTCGTCGCGGGCGCCGGCGTCGCCGGTCTCGCCGCGATCGGCGCCGCCTCGAGCCTCGGTGCCATCGTGCGCGCGACCGACCCTCGCCCCGAGGTCGCCGACCAGGTCAAGTCGATCGGCGGCACCTACCTCGAGGTGGTCGTGCCGGAGGAGCAGAAGGAGGTCTCCTCCGACGGCTACGCGAAGGCGACCAGCGAGGCGTACGACCGCCGCGCCGCCGAGATCTACTCGGAGCAGGCTGCCGACGTCGACATCATCATCACCACCGCGCAGATCCCGGGCCGTGCCGCGCCCCGGCTCATCACGGCGGCAGATGTGGCGACCATGAAGCCCGGCAGCGTCATCGTCGACATGGCGGCCGGCACCGGCGGCAACGTCGAGGGCTCCGTCGAGGGCCAGCGCGTCGTCACCGACAACGGCGTGATCATCCTCGGCTACACCGACCTGGCGGGGCGCCTGCCCACCCAGGCGTCGCAGCTGTACGGCACGAACCTCGTGAACCTGCTCACCCTGCTCACTCCGGAGAAGGACGGACAGCTCGTGCTCGACTTCGACGACGTCGTGCAGCGCGCGGTCACCGTCGTGCGCGATGGCGAGGGCACCTGGCCGCCGCCGCCCGTGCAGGTCTCGGCGGCGCCACCGGCGGCCGCCGCCGCGCCCGTGGCGGAGGCGACGCCCAAGAGGACCCTGTCTCCCGGCGGCAAGGTCGCGCTCATCGCGGTCGGCATTGCGGCGCTGTTCGCGGTCAACGCGGTGGCCCCGGCGCCGCTCCCGCAGCACTTCACCGTGCTCGTGCTCTCGGTGGTCATCGGCTTCTATGTGATCGGCAAGGTCGCTCACGCCCTGCACACGCCGCTCATGAGCGTCACCAACGCGATCTCCGGCATCATCATCGTCGGCGCGATCGTGCAGATCACCACCCCGAACCTGCTCGTGCAGATCCTCTCCGCGGCGGCCGTGCTCGTCGCGTCGATCAACATCTTCGGCGGCTTCGCGGTCACCCGCCGCATGCTGAAGATGTTCTCGAAGGGCTCGGATCAGCCCGCTTCTGAGAAGGGAGCTGGTCGATGA
- the pntB gene encoding Re/Si-specific NAD(P)(+) transhydrogenase subunit beta, giving the protein MNAIELSASVAGAAYIVAALLFIMSLAGLSKHTSARAGVGYGIAGMAIALVATVWVTIQGAWGQPQATLGLVLLLAAMLVGAVIGLWRARVVEMTGMPELIALLHSFVGAAAVLVGWNGHLHSPGLTGALADIHHAEVFIGIFIGGVTFTGSIVAFLKLSGRMSSTPLMLPGKNILNLGAIVVFIGLTVWYVITPSLVLLIVVTLLALALGWHLVASIGGGDMPVVVSMLNSYSGWAAAAAGFLLNNDLLIVTGALVGSSGAYLSYIMCKAMNRSFLSVIAGGFGIAAPKSDDVDHGEHREIDAEGAAEMLAGASTVVITPGYGMAVAQAQYPVAELTEKLRAKGVDVRFGIHPVAGRLPGHMNVLLAEAKVPYDIVLEMDEVNDDLAETDVVLVIGANDTVNPAAAEDPGSPIAGMPVMRVWEAKNVIVFKRSMASGYAGVQNPLFFRENAQMLFGDAKERVDDILRAL; this is encoded by the coding sequence ATGAACGCCATCGAGCTTTCGGCATCCGTCGCGGGCGCCGCGTACATCGTCGCCGCCCTGCTGTTCATCATGAGCCTCGCGGGGCTCAGCAAGCACACCTCCGCGAGGGCCGGCGTCGGCTACGGCATCGCCGGCATGGCGATCGCCCTCGTCGCCACGGTGTGGGTCACCATCCAGGGCGCCTGGGGTCAGCCTCAGGCGACGCTGGGCCTCGTGCTCCTGCTCGCGGCGATGCTCGTCGGCGCCGTGATTGGCCTGTGGCGGGCGCGCGTCGTCGAGATGACGGGGATGCCCGAGCTCATCGCGCTGCTGCACAGCTTCGTCGGTGCGGCCGCGGTGCTCGTCGGCTGGAACGGCCACCTGCACAGCCCGGGCCTGACCGGCGCGCTGGCCGACATCCACCACGCCGAGGTGTTCATCGGCATCTTCATCGGCGGCGTGACCTTCACCGGGTCGATCGTGGCCTTCCTGAAGCTGTCGGGCCGGATGTCGTCCACGCCGCTCATGCTGCCGGGCAAGAACATCCTGAACCTCGGCGCGATCGTCGTGTTCATCGGCCTGACCGTCTGGTACGTCATCACGCCGAGCCTCGTGCTGCTCATCGTCGTCACGCTGCTCGCGCTCGCGCTCGGGTGGCACCTGGTCGCCTCGATCGGCGGCGGCGACATGCCCGTGGTCGTCTCGATGCTCAACAGCTACTCCGGTTGGGCGGCCGCCGCGGCGGGCTTCCTGCTCAACAACGACCTGCTCATCGTCACCGGTGCGCTGGTCGGATCCTCGGGTGCGTACCTGTCGTACATCATGTGCAAGGCCATGAACCGTTCGTTCCTCTCCGTGATCGCCGGCGGATTCGGCATCGCCGCGCCCAAGAGCGACGACGTCGACCACGGCGAGCACCGCGAGATCGACGCCGAGGGCGCCGCCGAGATGCTCGCCGGCGCCTCCACGGTCGTCATCACGCCCGGCTACGGCATGGCCGTGGCGCAGGCGCAGTACCCGGTGGCCGAGCTCACCGAGAAGCTGCGCGCCAAAGGCGTGGATGTGCGCTTCGGCATCCACCCCGTCGCGGGTCGCCTTCCCGGGCACATGAACGTGCTGCTGGCCGAGGCCAAGGTGCCGTACGACATCGTGCTCGAGATGGACGAGGTGAACGACGACCTGGCCGAGACCGACGTCGTGCTCGTCATCGGCGCCAACGACACGGTCAACCCCGCCGCTGCCGAGGATCCGGGCAGCCCCATCGCGGGGATGCCGGTGATGCGCGTGTGGGAGGCGAAGAACGTGATCGTCTTCAAGCGGTCGATGGCCTCCGGCTACGCCGGCGTGCAGAACCCGCTGTTCTTCCGGGAGAACGCGCAGATGCTGTTCGGCGACGCCAAGGAGCGCGTGGACGACATCCTCCGCGCGCTCTGA